The region GAAGCGGATGGTCTGGGTCTTGCCGTCAGCCGCCTTCACCGTCAGGTGATAGGCGTCGGCGAACTCGCCCACGCCGGTCACCACGGTGACCTTGCGCATCTTGGCCATGCCGGCCAGGCCGCCGGTCAGCTTGCCGACCACGCTGTCCTTGAAGCTGCGCAGCTTGTCCAGGTCGATCTTGGGCTCACCGAAGGTGACGCCGTGATCGGCCAGGGCCTTGGCTTCTTCCATGACCGCCGCCACGTGCAGCAGGGCCTTGGACGGAATGCAGCCGACGTTCAGGCAGACACCGCCCAGGGTGGCGTAGCGCTCGACCAGGACCGTTTTCAGGCCCAGGTCGGCCGACCGGAAGGCAGCCGAATAGCCGCCAGGGCCGGCGCCCAGCACCAGCATGTCGCATTCGATATCGACGCTGCCCGAGTACGTGGACGCGGCAGGGGCCGCAGCGGCCGACGAAGCAGCCGGAGCGGCATTCGCGGCCGGGGGCGGCGCCGGCATCTTGGGCGCTTCGGCAGCGGCAGGCGCCGCGGCCTTGGGGGCGGCGGCCGGCGCCGCGGCTTCCGCGGCAGCGTCCAGTTCCAGCACCACCGAACCCATGGCCACCTTGTCGCCGACCTTGACCTTGACGGCCTTGACCACGCCGCCTTGCGACGCCGGGATCTCCATCGACGCCTTGTCGGACTCGACGGTGATCAGGCTTTGCTCGGCCTTGATCGTATCGCCCACGGCGACCAGCACTTCGATGACTTCCACTTCCTTGAAGTCGCCGATATCGGGTACCTTGATTTCAACCGTATTGCTCATAGGGCTCCCCGGTTACAGCGCGATGCGACGGAAGTCGGCCAGCAACGCGCCCAGATAGGCATTGAAGCGGGCCGCGGAGGCGCCATCGATGACACGGTGGTCATAAGACAGCGACAGCGGCAGGATCAGGCGGGGCACGAACTCATTGCCATTCCACACCGGCTTGCGATCCGAGCGCGACACGCCCAGGATGGCCACTTCCGGCGCGTTGATGATAGGCGTGAAGTGCGTGCCGCCGATACCGCCCAACGACGAGATCGAGAAGCAGCCGCCCTGCATTTCCGCCGGCGACAGCTTGCCGTCACGGGCCTTCTTGGCCATGTCGGAGGTTTCCTTGGCGATCTCGAAAATGCCCTTCTTGTCGGCATCGCGGATCACCGGCACCACCAGCCCATTGGGCGTGTCGGCGGCGAAGCCGACGTGGTAGTACTGCTTCAGGACCAGGTTGTCGCCGTCGAGCGACGCGTTGAACTCGGGGAATTTCTTCAGGGCCGCGACCACGGCCTTGATCAGGAAGGCGAGCATGGTGACCTTGATGCCGGCCTTCTCGTTTTCCTTGTTCAAGGTGACGCGCAGCGCTTCCAGATCGGTGATGTCCGCTTCGTCATTGTTCGTGACGTGCGGGATCATGACCCAGTTGCGGTGCAGGTTGGCGCCGGAAATCTTCTTGATGCGCGACAGCGGCTTGGCTTCGACCGGGCCGAACTTGGCGAAGTCGACCTGCGGCCATGCCAGCACGGACAAGCCGCCACCGGCCGCGGCCGGAGCCGCCGACGCGGCGCTGGCGCCACCCGCCAGGGCCTGCTTGACGAAGTTGCGCACGTCGTCTTGCGTGATGCGGTCCTTCGGGCCCGAACCCTTGACGCGGACCAGGTCCACGCCCAGTTCGCGGGCGAACTTGCGCACCGACGGCGACGCATGGGGCAACTGGCCGGGCTTGAGCGCGGACGCTTCCAGCGCGGCGGCCGGACGCGAAGCTTGCGCGGGCTGGACCGGCGCGGCCTCCGCCTTCGGGGCGGGAGCCGCCTCCGCCTTGGCGGCAGGCGCTGCGTCGGCCTTGGGCGCGGCAGCGGCGGGAGCGGCACCGCCGCCCTCGACCACCAGCAGCAGGCTGCCCTTGTTCACCTTGTCGCCAACCTTGACCTTGATCGACTTGACCACGCCGCCTTGCGACGCCGGAATCTCCATCGAGGCCTTGTCGGATTCGACGGTGATCAGGCTTTGCTCGGCCTTGATCGTATCGCCCACGGCGACCAGCACTTCGATGACTTCCACTTCCTTGAAGTCGCCGATATCGGGCACGGTGATCTCGGCTTCGCCGCCGCCTTGCGGGGCAGCGGCAGCAGGGGCCGGAGCCGACGCTTCGGCCTTGGCAGCCGGTGCGGCGGCCGCCTGGGCCTTGGGCGCTTCGGCCGGGGCAGCAGCCTGGGGCTGGCTGGCGGCAGCGTCGCCGGCTTCCAGT is a window of Bordetella sp. N DNA encoding:
- the aceF gene encoding dihydrolipoyllysine-residue acetyltransferase yields the protein MSNTVEIKVPDIGDFKEVEVIEVLVAPGDTIKAEQSLITVESDKASMEIPASQGGVVKSIKVKVGDKVAMGTVVLELEAGDAAASQPQAAAPAEAPKAQAAAAPAAKAEASAPAPAAAAPQGGGEAEITVPDIGDFKEVEVIEVLVAVGDTIKAEQSLITVESDKASMEIPASQGGVVKSIKVKVGDKVNKGSLLLVVEGGGAAPAAAAPKADAAPAAKAEAAPAPKAEAAPVQPAQASRPAAALEASALKPGQLPHASPSVRKFARELGVDLVRVKGSGPKDRITQDDVRNFVKQALAGGASAASAAPAAAGGGLSVLAWPQVDFAKFGPVEAKPLSRIKKISGANLHRNWVMIPHVTNNDEADITDLEALRVTLNKENEKAGIKVTMLAFLIKAVVAALKKFPEFNASLDGDNLVLKQYYHVGFAADTPNGLVVPVIRDADKKGIFEIAKETSDMAKKARDGKLSPAEMQGGCFSISSLGGIGGTHFTPIINAPEVAILGVSRSDRKPVWNGNEFVPRLILPLSLSYDHRVIDGASAARFNAYLGALLADFRRIAL